GAATACGAAGGTTTGTCCGGTGTGTCTAGCGCTGCCGGGCGCGCTGCCGGTCGCCAATAAAGCGGCGATCGAGCACATGATCACGGCGGGGCTGGCATTCGATGCGCAGATTCCCGCGTTCTCGAAGTTCGATCGCAAAAACTACTTCTATCCCGACATGCCCAAGAATTATCAGATCTCGCAGTACGACATGCCGCTCACGACTGGCGGCGGTATCACGTTGCCGTCCGGCAAACGCATTCGCCTCAACCGCATTCATCTAGAGGAAGACACGGGCAAGAACTTGCATGCCGGCGGCGCGATGTCGGGTTCGGACTACACGCTGATCGACTACAACCGCGCGGGCGTGCCGCTGATGGAAATCGTGAGCGAACCAGACATCTCATCGAGCGACGAGGCTGAAGCCTACCTCGCAGAGCTCAAGGCAATCCTCTCATACATCGGCGTCTCCGACGTCAAGATGCACGAAGGTTCGCTGCGGTGCGATGCAAACGTCTCCGTACGACCGCGCGGCACGACAGCGCTCGGCACGAAGACCGAAGTGAAGAACATGAACTCCTTCCGATCGGTCGGCCGCGCGATCAACCGCGAGATCGCCCGCCAGTCGGAGCGCCTCGCCGCGGGCGAACGGATCGTCCAAGAGACGCGCGGTTGGGATGAAGGCAAAGGCGCCACGTATTCCATGCGCTCGAAAGAAGAAGCGCACGACTACCGGTATTTTCCCGAGCCGGATCTCGTGCCGCTCGCGCTTGAAGCAGACATGCTTGCGCGCTGGCGCGCGGAGCTGCCGGAATTGCCCGACGCGCGGCGCAAGCGCTTTGCCCAGCAATTCGGTCTGTCTGAATACGACGCGCAAGTGCTCACGGCCGAACGCTCCGACGCCGACTTTTACGAGGCGACCGCAGCGGCATGCGACGATCCGAAGCAGGCGGCGAACTGGCTGATGGGCGACGTGCGGCGGGCCTTGCAATCTGCCGGTCTTACCACGCTCGCTCAATCGCCGATGACCGCGGCGCAGCTCGGCGAATTGATCCGCCTCGTCAAAACCGGCGCGATCACGGGCAAAGCGGGCAAGGAAGTCTGCGATCTGCTCGTCGCGCAGGGTGGTGATCCGAAGGTGATCGTCGCGGAGCGGGGGCTGGGCGCTGTCACCGACACGGCCGAAATCGCGACGATGGTCGATCAGGCGATCGCCGCCAACCAGAAGTCGGTCGATGCGTACAAGAGCGGCAAGGCCAATGCGTTCGACTTCATCGTCGGGCAAGTGATGAAGGTCAGCCGCGGCAAGGCGAACGTCGAGATCGTGAGAGCGCTGATCAAGGAACGCCTGGGATGACCGGCTCCGGGGCCGCGTTCGACGACGCGGCGCTGGCGGCGCTCGACTTCCCCACCGTTCTCGACCGCATCGCCGCAGCAGCTACGAGCGAACCTGGTCAACGAGCCGTTCGATCGCTCGTACCGCGACCGGATGTCACCGCGATCGCGCGGGAGCTTGCCGTCGTCGAGGACGCGGCGGAGCTCCTCACCGCAGGCGCCGAGATCGACCTCGCAGGCGTGACGGATATGGCCGCTGCGATCGAACGCGCTTCGGTGGGCGGCGTTCTTTCCGGGCTCGAGCTGCGGCGCGTCGCCGAGAATGAGATGAAACTCGAAGCCGCCTGCGCCGCGATCGCACGCGGCGGCATAGCGGACGCCGATGCCAGCCGGACCGACCGGAGTGTGGATGGCCGAAGTGTGGGGCGGACCTTTACGGTCCGCCGGCGGACGATAAACGTCCGCCCCACAACCGGCGTAGACCCCCCAGACGTTTCCAGACCGCTGCTTCACCTCTCGAAAGAACGCGCACAGACGTCACCGCTCGCGCGCCGGCTGATCGACGCGATCGAGCCCGATGGTCGCGTGGCCGACGGGGCATCGCCCGCGCTCGCGAAGATCAGGCGCCAGATGCGCGCGCTACACGATGAAGTGCGCGAGCGTTGTCAGTCGCTTGTGCGCAAATCGGAGACCGCGAAGCTTCTGTCAGAACCGATCGTCACGGTTCGGCGCGGACGTTACGTCGTGCCGGTGCGCGCCGAGAACGCGGCGCAATTCCCGGGAATCGTCCACGATCAGTCGGCATCGGGCGCGACCGTCTATATCGAACCCATGTCCATCGTCGAAGCGAACAATCGCCTGCGCGGGCTCGAGTCTGCCGAAGAGCGCGAGGTTGCGCGCGTGCTCTCCGAGCTCTCCGGCATTCTTGGTTCGGCCGCCGCAGATCTTATCGCCAACGCCTCGTTAAGCGCACGGCTCGACGCCATCGGCGCGCGAGCTCGCTGGTCGCGCGCGGTGCAAGGTATCAGTCCGGCGTTGAGCGCAGAGCGTGCGATACGCATCGTGCGCGGACGCCATCCGCTGCTCCGCCGTAAAGCCGTGCCGCTGGACATCGAAGTGGGCGGGGATTTTGACGCGCTCGTGATCTCCGGTCCGAACATGGGCGGCAAGACCGTGATGCTCAAGACGATCGGATTGTTCTGCCTCATGACGTATGCTGGGATCCCGCTTCCCGCGGGAGCGGGAACGGTTGTCGGGATGTTCGACCATATCGCGTGCGTCGTCGGCGACGATCAGTCGATCGCAGAGAATCTCTCGTCGTTCTCCGCGCATCTCCGCGCATTGTACGCCGCGCACGCTCATGCCGGCCAGGGGTCGCTCGTGCTCGTCGACGAGATCGGCAGCGGAACGGAGCCGAGCGCAGGCGCGGCCATAGCCCAAGCGCTCATCGAATCGCTGCTTGAGCGCGGCGCGCGCGTCGTGGTCACCACGCACTTCATGCAGTTGAAGACCTTTGCGGCGGCTAGAGAGCGGGTGGCGAACGCTTCCATGCTCTTCGACGCTGCGACGAACGAGCCGACGTATGTGCTCGCTGTGGGCGTTCCAGGTCGCTCTCTTGCTATTCCGCTCGCGAGTTCGCTCGGCTTTGAAGAGCGCGTGATCGCCCGTGCGCAAGAACTGCTCGGTGCAGAAGCGATGGACCTCGATCGCATCTTCGCACAGCTCGCAGAAGACCGCGACGCGTTGCGCCGCGCGCTGCACGAGGCGGAGACGCAACAGGCGCGCAACGCAGAACGCGCGACCGAGCTGGCCGCTCGGATCAAAGAAACCGCCGCCGCGCGCGCCGACTTCGAGCGCCGGGCGTCCGAAGAGTTGGCTCGCGCGATTGACAAAGCTGCCGCAGACGTCCGCGAGAAATCCGCCGCCGCGGAAGCCGAAGCTCGTCGCCAACGAGGAAAACCGGACCCGCATGCGTCCGAGGCGCTCGCGCGTACGCTTTCGGAAATGCGCCGCAGCCTTGGATTAGAGGAGACGACTCCGTCGCTTGATGTCCAAAGCAGCGGCGATCGCGTCGGCAACACCTCATTCGAGGTCGGCGACGCCGTCTTCGTGCGGAGTTTCAACGCGCACGGTATCGTGGCCGATGTCTACGAGCGAGACGTGCTCGTCTCGATCGGCAACGCTAAGACGATCGTCTCGCGCAACGATCTTGCGCTTGAACGGCGCGCGGCGGGAAATACGACCTTGCCTGTTTCGCGACGCAAAGGCGAGGACATCGCGGCTGCCGCCGAGCGCGCGCAGACGTCCGTCGATGTGCGAGGTCTGCGAGTCGAGGAAGCGATGCCCATCGTGGACAAAGCCCTGGACGAGGCGTCGCTTGCCGGCTTACACGAGCTGCGCATCATCCATGGCCGCGGCACGGGCCAGTTACGCAAGGGCCTCGCCGAGTTCTTGCGCGACCATCTCCAAGTCGCGACGACGGCGTATGCCGCCGACCGCGAGGGCGGGTCCGGAGTTACGATAGCGACGCTTCGGTAGGGAGGCAGCACCAAGCATGGCGAGCGTCGCCGAACAACTTGAGCGGCTCACGGCGAACTGCGTCGACGTAGTGACGCGCGAAGATCTCACCGCGCGTTTGACGCAAGGCCGGCCGCTGCGCGTGAAGCTCGGCATCGATCCATCCGGGCCCATGCTCCATCTTGGCCACGCTGTGGTCTTGCGGCAATTGCGTGCGTTCCAGGACTTAGGGCATACGGCGGTCCTGGTCGTGGGAGATTTCACCGCGCAGATCGGGGACCCGACGGGCCGGGTCAACGCCCGCAAACCGCGCACCCCCGAACAGATCCGCGACGACATGCGCTCGTACGCCGACCAGGCTTCGCTCATACTCGACATCGACAAAGCCGAGATACGCTACAACAGCGAGTGGCTCGGACCGCTCAGGTTCTCCAATCTGATCGGATTGCTCGCCACGACAACCGTGGCTCGAATGCTCGAGCGCGACGATTTCAGCAAGCGCTACGGGGAAGGCGCTCCGATCGGCCTTCACGAGTTCATGTATCCCATCTCCCAAGCGTACGATTCCGTCATGCTCAACGCCGACGTCGAGCTGGGCGGAACCGAGCAGCTTTTCAACCTCATGATGGGCCGCCGGCTTCAAGAAGATCTCGGCAATCGTCCGCAGATCTGCATGACGCTTCCCATCCTCGAAGGGACGGACGGCGTGCAGCGCATGGGTAAGAGCCTCGACAACTTCATCGCGCTGCGGGAGCAGCCGGCGCAGATGTTCGGCAAGATCATGTCGCTGCCGGACGCGCTGCTCGAGCGTTATTGGCGGCTTGCCACCGACCGTTCGAAAGCGGACGCGGATAAGATCGTCGCCGACATCGCGAGTGGCACGGTGGCGCCTCGCGACGCGAAGATCGCGCTCGCTGAGACGATCGTGCGTCTGTACCACGGCGAGGCCGCAGCGAAAGATGCGCGCGAGCACTTCGAGCGCACCATCGTCCGCAAAGAGATGCCCACCGACATTCCGGTCTTCGAACTACCATCAGAACTAAGAGCCGGTCCTCTCGCGAAGATCCTCGTCGCAGTCGGATTTGCCTCATCAGGGCGCGAGGCTCAGCGGCTCATCAAAGACGGCGCGATCAAGGTGGACGGCGCGCGCGTCGACGGCGAGGAGAGCGCGAGCACACCGTGGACCGGCAAAGTCCTGCAGAAGGGCAACCACCGCTTCGTCAGGCTGACGTAGTCGCGACCCTCAGGCCGACGTGGTCGCAGCCGCCACGATCTCGCGCAGTTCGTCGCGTCCGAAATGATAGGTCGCCCCGCAGAAGTCGCAGCGCGCTTCGGTCACTTCGTCTTCACGAGCCATGTTCTCAAGCTGCGCCCGGCCGAATCCGAGCAATGCCTTGATCACGCGATCGCGATCGCACGAACACGCAAACGAGACGTCGTGGTGGGCGGTGATGCGCGGTGAGAGATCGGCCGCGAGCCCGAGGATGAGATCGTCGGGCGTGCTGCCGTTCTGGATAAGCGCGCTTACCGAAGTCAGCTGTTTCGCGCGCTCTTCGAGCGCACGGGCGGTGTCGTCGTCTGCACCGGGGAGAAGTTGAGCTAACACGCCGCCGGCTGCAACGACGCCGCGAGGTCCGGCTAAAACGCCGACCGCGACAATGGTCGGGATCTGTTCAGAGCGCGCGAAATAATGCGCAAGGTCTTCGCCGATCTCGCCGGAGACCAAGCGGACCGCGCTCGTATACGGCTGACCGCTGTCGAACGTGCGCGTGATGTGGAGCGATCCGGATCCGATCAACGCGGCGACATCGAACTTGCCGCGCGAATTCAACGGCACGTCGGCGAGCGGCTCCTGTACGTAACCGCGCACGCGCCCTTCCGACCGGATCTCGGCGTGGATGCTTCGCACGGGGCCGTCGCCTGCGATCTGCAACGCGATGCGCTCACGGCCGTTCAGCGCGAAGCCCATCATCGCGGCTCCGGTGAGCAGACGGCCGAGCGCCGCCGTCGCCGTGGGCGAACAGCCGTGTCGCGCCTGCGCCTCGATCACGACATCGGTCGTACGGGCCGCGAGCACGCGCACGTAGTCTCCGGCCGCCATGGCGGACGCGATGTGGTCAGCAGGCATCGCAATTGTCTTCAGAGCGGAGCGGGACCGCATCCTGCCGAACCGCCAGCGCTATGAGCGCTGCAGGCGGACGGCGGACTGTGGTCGTCATCCACGGCCCAAATCTCAACCTGCTCGGCAAGCGAGAGCCGGCAACGTATGGCTCGGCGACATTGCAGGATATCGACACGGTCATCCGTGCACTTGCGAAAGAACTCGACTGCGACATATCAACGTCGCAACATTCCAGTGAAGGCGACATCATCGATGCGATCCATGCGGCTGCCGTCGCAGGGAGCGCGATCGTGATCAATCCCGGCGCGTACACGCATTACTCGTACGCGATCCGCGATGCGCTCGCGGCCGTCGACGTGCCGAAGGTCGAAGTGCATCTCTCGAACGTTCACGCGCGAGAAGAGTTTCGTCGCGTCTCCGTTTTGGCGCCGGTCGTCCACGGCGTCGTCGCCGGATTCGGCGCGAACTCCTATCTGCTCGGCATACGCGCCGTGGTCGCAATGCTTGATAAATAAAGGGATTGAGCGCTCTCCGGGCAGGAATGAGCGCATCGCGGTCTAACTCGCCTCGCGGACCACGACCTCTGGGCGCTTGTTGCATTTGAGCCAGAGCCTCGTGAGGTTTCACGAAACGCTGTAGGAGGAAACTGATGACCAAGGCTGAGCTGATCGATGCAGTCGCAGAGGAAACGGAACAGACGAAGCGCGAGGTGGCGACCGTAGTCGACGCTGTTCTCGAGCACATCAAGAAAGCGCTGCAGAAAGGTGACAAGGTTCAGCTCATTCCCTTCGGAAGCTTTGAAGTGCGGGAGCGCAAAAAGCGCGAGGGACGCAATCCGAAGACGGGCGAGAAGCTCACCATACCTGCGCGCAAAGTTCCGGCATTTCACGCCGGCAAAGATCTGCGCGACTCGGTGAACAAAGGCAAGAAGCGCTAAGCTTCGGCCGCTCATGACAGAAGATGCCTCCCCGCCACGGACGGATCCGCGGCAACCTGGGGAGGCTTCTTCAATTCCCGCGCAGTTCAACGTCGGACCGATCGATGCGAGGGAGATCCCGGACGCCGTCGCTATCTTTCTCGAGGCCTTCCACGACAGCGCTGCCTACGTGTACGGCGAGCCTCCGCGCCCTGATGCGATGATCGATGTCTGGTCGTTCGCGAGAAGCGTCGAACCCGACGCGTTTCTCGCCGCGCGCGACGGAGCAGGCGCGATCGTCGGTTACGAATTTCTCACGTCCTCCGTCGGCGCGTTGCGATCGGTCGCACTGCGTCGTCTTGTCCCCTTGCGCTGGTTGTGGCGCGCAGTCAGCGGGCAGTATGGGATAGTCTGGGCGCACGCATTTCGGTTGTTTGCGAACAAATTTTCGTTTGTGCGCTCGGCTGGAGACTACCGGACGAAAGGTGACGCGCAGCTGCTGAATATCGCGACGGCCGCGCGCGTGCGAGGCCGCGGCGTGGCGGGCATGCTCGTCGGTGCGGGGCTCACATATCTGCGATCGCGCGGCGTCGCCGAATTGCGATTAGAGGTACGACCGGACAACCTTCCCGCTCTCACAGTCTATCAGCATGCGGGATTCAAAGAGGTGGGCAGGACGAAGGACGCCGGCGGCGAGTGGATCGTGATGACGGCCCGACCCTGAATGGCTATGCCTTCGGAACGGGTCCTTGGACTCTTGCACGTCTCAACAGCCGCGGTATCCTACTGCTAGACGAAGGTGAGGTAGCGGATGCACGGTGGAAGGCGTAACGTGACCATGATTGCGGTTGCGGCCGCGACGGCGATCGGGGCGATCGCATCGGCGAATCCGGCGGCGGCGGCGGTTACGTGGCACAGTTCGGTGCCGCAGCTGCAGCATATCATCATCATCATGCAAGAGAACCGCTCGTTCGATAGCTACTTCGGCACGTACCCAGGCGCGAACGGCATCCCGATGCGCAACGGCAAGCCCACCGTCTGCAATCCCGATCCGAACACGGGGAAGTGCGTTGCGCCGTATCTCGACTTCCACGACATCAACCAGGGCGGCCCGCACGATGCGGCGTCCGCGCGAACCGATATCGACGGCGGGAAGATGGATGGTTTCATCGCCACGGCTAAGACCTTCTCGTCACCGGACAGCGTGATGGCATATCACGACGGATCGATGTTGACGAACTACTGGACCTACGCGCAGCAGTACGTGCTGCAAGACGACATGTTCGCTCCATCCTTGGCATACAGTCTGCCCGAACACATCTTTCTCGTCTCGAACTGGTCCGCGTATTGTCCGCTCCCGAGCAAGCCCTCCACGTGCATGTCGTCGTTTGTTCCCACGGAGCCGGTGACGAACACGTACGGGTGGACCGATATCACGTGGCTGCTGCACGCGGCACACGTTCCATGGAGATATTTTGTGTTCGGCGGTCAGTCCGGCGACGTGATCAACCCCGACGAAGACGACGGTGTTCACGGCATCTACGTGCATCAAGACGCGAAGATCGGCTCGCAGTGGAACCCGTTGCCCGCGTTCACCGATGTGGTGCAAGACGGACAGTTGGACAATATCATAGACGGCAGCTATTT
This sequence is a window from Candidatus Eremiobacteraceae bacterium. Protein-coding genes within it:
- a CDS encoding GNAT family N-acetyltransferase — its product is MTEDASPPRTDPRQPGEASSIPAQFNVGPIDAREIPDAVAIFLEAFHDSAAYVYGEPPRPDAMIDVWSFARSVEPDAFLAARDGAGAIVGYEFLTSSVGALRSVALRRLVPLRWLWRAVSGQYGIVWAHAFRLFANKFSFVRSAGDYRTKGDAQLLNIATAARVRGRGVAGMLVGAGLTYLRSRGVAELRLEVRPDNLPALTVYQHAGFKEVGRTKDAGGEWIVMTARP
- a CDS encoding alkaline phosphatase family protein encodes the protein MIAVAAATAIGAIASANPAAAAVTWHSSVPQLQHIIIIMQENRSFDSYFGTYPGANGIPMRNGKPTVCNPDPNTGKCVAPYLDFHDINQGGPHDAASARTDIDGGKMDGFIATAKTFSSPDSVMAYHDGSMLTNYWTYAQQYVLQDDMFAPSLAYSLPEHIFLVSNWSAYCPLPSKPSTCMSSFVPTEPVTNTYGWTDITWLLHAAHVPWRYFVFGGQSGDVINPDEDDGVHGIYVHQDAKIGSQWNPLPAFTDVVQDGQLDNIIDGSYFYKDAAAGTLPAVSWVIPEGTYSEHPPNSIKKGMAYVTGLVNAVMSGPDWNTSAIFIAWDDWGGLYDHVAPPIVDWGGYGIRVPGLLISPWAQHNVVDHQLLSFDAYNKLIEDLFLNSQRLDPTSDGRPDPRPDVREAYPPLGNLLTEFDFSQRPRPPMLLRNAIIHP
- the gatB gene encoding Asp-tRNA(Asn)/Glu-tRNA(Gln) amidotransferase subunit GatB, with protein sequence NTKVCPVCLALPGALPVANKAAIEHMITAGLAFDAQIPAFSKFDRKNYFYPDMPKNYQISQYDMPLTTGGGITLPSGKRIRLNRIHLEEDTGKNLHAGGAMSGSDYTLIDYNRAGVPLMEIVSEPDISSSDEAEAYLAELKAILSYIGVSDVKMHEGSLRCDANVSVRPRGTTALGTKTEVKNMNSFRSVGRAINREIARQSERLAAGERIVQETRGWDEGKGATYSMRSKEEAHDYRYFPEPDLVPLALEADMLARWRAELPELPDARRKRFAQQFGLSEYDAQVLTAERSDADFYEATAAACDDPKQAANWLMGDVRRALQSAGLTTLAQSPMTAAQLGELIRLVKTGAITGKAGKEVCDLLVAQGGDPKVIVAERGLGAVTDTAEIATMVDQAIAANQKSVDAYKSGKANAFDFIVGQVMKVSRGKANVEIVRALIKERLG
- the aroQ gene encoding type II 3-dehydroquinate dehydratase, with translation MSAAGGRRTVVVIHGPNLNLLGKREPATYGSATLQDIDTVIRALAKELDCDISTSQHSSEGDIIDAIHAAAVAGSAIVINPGAYTHYSYAIRDALAAVDVPKVEVHLSNVHAREEFRRVSVLAPVVHGVVAGFGANSYLLGIRAVVAMLDK
- the hslO gene encoding Hsp33 family molecular chaperone HslO — translated: MPADHIASAMAAGDYVRVLAARTTDVVIEAQARHGCSPTATAALGRLLTGAAMMGFALNGRERIALQIAGDGPVRSIHAEIRSEGRVRGYVQEPLADVPLNSRGKFDVAALIGSGSLHITRTFDSGQPYTSAVRLVSGEIGEDLAHYFARSEQIPTIVAVGVLAGPRGVVAAGGVLAQLLPGADDDTARALEERAKQLTSVSALIQNGSTPDDLILGLAADLSPRITAHHDVSFACSCDRDRVIKALLGFGRAQLENMAREDEVTEARCDFCGATYHFGRDELREIVAAATTSA
- a CDS encoding Smr/MutS family protein, producing MTGSGAAFDDAALAALDFPTVLDRIAAAATSEPGQRAVRSLVPRPDVTAIARELAVVEDAAELLTAGAEIDLAGVTDMAAAIERASVGGVLSGLELRRVAENEMKLEAACAAIARGGIADADASRTDRSVDGRSVGRTFTVRRRTINVRPTTGVDPPDVSRPLLHLSKERAQTSPLARRLIDAIEPDGRVADGASPALAKIRRQMRALHDEVRERCQSLVRKSETAKLLSEPIVTVRRGRYVVPVRAENAAQFPGIVHDQSASGATVYIEPMSIVEANNRLRGLESAEEREVARVLSELSGILGSAAADLIANASLSARLDAIGARARWSRAVQGISPALSAERAIRIVRGRHPLLRRKAVPLDIEVGGDFDALVISGPNMGGKTVMLKTIGLFCLMTYAGIPLPAGAGTVVGMFDHIACVVGDDQSIAENLSSFSAHLRALYAAHAHAGQGSLVLVDEIGSGTEPSAGAAIAQALIESLLERGARVVVTTHFMQLKTFAAARERVANASMLFDAATNEPTYVLAVGVPGRSLAIPLASSLGFEERVIARAQELLGAEAMDLDRIFAQLAEDRDALRRALHEAETQQARNAERATELAARIKETAAARADFERRASEELARAIDKAAADVREKSAAAEAEARRQRGKPDPHASEALARTLSEMRRSLGLEETTPSLDVQSSGDRVGNTSFEVGDAVFVRSFNAHGIVADVYERDVLVSIGNAKTIVSRNDLALERRAAGNTTLPVSRRKGEDIAAAAERAQTSVDVRGLRVEEAMPIVDKALDEASLAGLHELRIIHGRGTGQLRKGLAEFLRDHLQVATTAYAADREGGSGVTIATLR
- a CDS encoding HU family DNA-binding protein, with amino-acid sequence MTKAELIDAVAEETEQTKREVATVVDAVLEHIKKALQKGDKVQLIPFGSFEVRERKKREGRNPKTGEKLTIPARKVPAFHAGKDLRDSVNKGKKR
- the tyrS gene encoding tyrosine--tRNA ligase; the encoded protein is MASVAEQLERLTANCVDVVTREDLTARLTQGRPLRVKLGIDPSGPMLHLGHAVVLRQLRAFQDLGHTAVLVVGDFTAQIGDPTGRVNARKPRTPEQIRDDMRSYADQASLILDIDKAEIRYNSEWLGPLRFSNLIGLLATTTVARMLERDDFSKRYGEGAPIGLHEFMYPISQAYDSVMLNADVELGGTEQLFNLMMGRRLQEDLGNRPQICMTLPILEGTDGVQRMGKSLDNFIALREQPAQMFGKIMSLPDALLERYWRLATDRSKADADKIVADIASGTVAPRDAKIALAETIVRLYHGEAAAKDAREHFERTIVRKEMPTDIPVFELPSELRAGPLAKILVAVGFASSGREAQRLIKDGAIKVDGARVDGEESASTPWTGKVLQKGNHRFVRLT